A part of Aegilops tauschii subsp. strangulata cultivar AL8/78 chromosome 2, Aet v6.0, whole genome shotgun sequence genomic DNA contains:
- the LOC109748186 gene encoding uncharacterized protein, giving the protein MGNCQAADGAAVVIQHPGDGKVERLHWPATAADVMRRNPGHYVALVVLHHVSGGVDPDPAVVGEGGGARITKVKLLKPRDTLHLGQVYRLITSQEVSKAVQTRRQERTRSCDEATEQERPRLHRRRQPPRPRGDNPATTASGEQRQPADHQERKRLEKDRHHRSMAAARGGGRGRHWRPALQSITESSSSSGHADCEDILSK; this is encoded by the exons ATGGGGAACTGCCAGGCGGCGGACGGGGCGGCCGTGGTGATCCAGCACCCGGGTGACGGCAAGGTCGAGCGCCTCCACTGGCCGGCCACCGCGGCGGACGTCATGCGCAGGAACCCCGGCCACTACGTCGCGCTCGTCGTCCTCCATCACGTCTCTGGCGGCGTTGACCCCGACCCCGCCGTTgtcggagaaggaggaggtgccAGGATAACCAAGGTGAAGCTCCTCAAGCCCCGGGACACGCTCCACCTCGGCCAGGTCTACCGCCTCATCACCTCCCAAG AGGTGAGCAAGGCCGTGCAGACGAGGAGGCAGGAGAGGACGCGCAGCTGCGACGAGGCGACCGAGCAGGAGCGGCCGCGGCTGCACCGGCGGCGGCAGCCGCCGAGGCCGAGAGGCGACAACCCAGCCACCACAGCCAGCGGAGAACAGAGGCAGCCCGCCGACCACCAGGAACGGAAGCGGCTGGAGAAGGACCGGCACCACCGGAGCATGGCGGCCGCCCGCGGCGGAGGCAGAGGCCGGCACTGGCGGCCGGCGCTGCAGAGCATCACAGAGTCGTCGTCGTCGAGCGGACACGCCGACTGCGAGGATATACTATCTAAATGA
- the LOC109748184 gene encoding omega-3 fatty acid desaturase, chloroplastic, producing MARLLLPQCCCGLTPLPLPRRAVALPPPALFPSSSGAAASRRALSLRVAVAAPARLATAEDDGSGSRAAGAQGGDEGPADGFDPGAPPPFGLADIRAAIPKHCWVKDPWRSMGYVVRDVVVVLALAAAAARLDSWLAWPVYWAAQGTMFWALFVLGHDCGHGSFSNNAKLNSVVGHILHSSILVPYNGWRISHRTHHQNHGHVENDESWHPLPEKLYRSLDSSTRKLRFALPFPMLAYPFYLWSRSPGKSGSHFHPSSDLFQPNEKKDIVTSTTCWLAMAGLLAGLTVVMGPLQILKLYAVPYWIFVMWLDFVTYLHHHGHNDKLPWYRGKAWSYLRGGLTTLDRDYGWLNKIHHDIGTHVIHHLFPQIPHYHLVEATEAAKPVLGKYYREPDKSGPFPFHLFGALARSMKSDHYVSDTGDIIYYQTDPKLAAGAHTSD from the exons atgGCGCGCCTGCTCCTCCCCCAATGCTGCTGCGGCCTCACGCCCCTGCCCCTCCCGCGCCGCGCCGTCGCGCTCCCTCCCCCGGCCCTAtttccctcctcctccggcgccgccgcgtCCCGCCGCGCGCTCTCCCTCCGCGTGGCCGTCGCCGCGCCCGCCCGCCTCGCCACCGCCGAGGACGACGGCTCCGGCTCCCGGGCCGCCGGGGCCCAGGGTGGTGACGAGGGGCCCGCTGACGGGTTCGACCCGGGCGCGCCGCCGCCGTTCGGGCTGGCGGACATCCGGGCCGCCATCCCCAAGCACTGCTGGGTCAAGGACCCCTggcgctccatgggctacgtGGTGCGCGACGTCGTCGTCGTGCtcgcgctcgccgccgccgccgcccgcctcgacAGCTGGCTCGCCTGGCCCGTCTACTGGGCCGCCCAGGGCACCATGTTCTGGGCGCTCTTCGTCCTCGGACACGACTG CGGCCATGGGAGCTTCTCCAACAACGCCAAGCTCAACAGCGTCGTGGGCCACATCCTCCACTCCTCCATCCTCGTGCCTTACAATGGCTG GAGGATTAGCCACAGGACGCACCACCAGAACCACGGCCACGTCGAGAATGACGAGTCCTGGCATCCG CTCCCGGAGAAGCTGTACAGGAGCCTGGACAGTTCCACCCGGAAGCTTCGATTCGCGCTACCGTTCCCGATGCTCGCGTACCCATTCTACTTG TGGTCGAGGAGTCCAGGGAAGTCAGGCTCGCATTTCCACCCGAGCAGCGATTTGTTCCAGCCGAACGAGAAGAAGGACATAGTGACGTCGACGACATGCTGGCTTGCCATGGCTGGCCTGCTCGCTGGGCTCACCGTCGTGATGGGGCCTCTTCAGATACTCAAGCTCTACGCCGTACCCTACTGG ATTTTTGTTATGTGGCTGGACTTTGTTACCTACCTGCACCACCACGGCCACAACGACAAGCTTCCCTGGTATCGTGGAAAG GCATGGAGCTACCTGCGCGGGGGCCTGACGACGCTTGACAGGGACTACGGGTGGCTCAACAAAATCCACCACGACATCGGGACTCACGTGATCCACCATCTTTTCCCGCAAATCCCACATTACCATCTAGTGGAGGCG ACCGAGGCGGCGAAGCCAGTGCTGGGGAAGTACTACAGGGAGCCAGACAAGTCCGGCCCGTTCCCGTTCCACCTGTTTGGCGCGCTGGCACGGAGCATGAAGAGCGACCACTACGTTAGCGACACCGGAGACATAATCTACTACCAAACTGACCCAAAACTCGCCGCCGGTGCACACACATCCGATTAA